From a region of the Chitinibacter bivalviorum genome:
- a CDS encoding aminoglycoside O-phosphotransferase APH(6)-Id, which translates to MFMPPVFPAHWHVSQPVLIADTFSSLVWKVSLPDGTPAIVKGLKPIEDIADELRGADYLVWRNGRGAVRLLGRENNLMLLEYAGERMLSHIVAEHGDYQATEIAAELMAKLYAASEEPLPSALLPIRDRFAALFQRARDDQNAGCQTDYVHAAIIADQMMSNASELRGLHGDLHHENIMFSSRGWLVIDPVGLVGEVGFGAANMFYDPADRDDLCLDPRRIAQMADAFSRALDVDPRRLLDQAYAYGCLSAAWNADGEEEQRDLAIAAAIKQVRQTSY; encoded by the coding sequence ATGTTCATGCCGCCTGTTTTTCCTGCTCATTGGCACGTTTCGCAACCTGTTCTCATTGCGGACACCTTTTCCAGCCTCGTTTGGAAAGTTTCATTGCCAGACGGGACTCCTGCAATCGTCAAGGGATTGAAACCTATAGAAGACATTGCTGATGAACTGCGCGGGGCCGACTATCTGGTATGGCGCAATGGGAGGGGAGCAGTCCGGTTGCTCGGTCGTGAGAACAATCTGATGTTGCTCGAATATGCCGGGGAGCGAATGCTCTCTCACATCGTTGCCGAGCACGGCGACTACCAGGCGACCGAAATTGCAGCGGAACTAATGGCGAAGCTGTATGCCGCATCTGAGGAACCCCTGCCTTCTGCCCTTCTCCCGATCCGGGATCGCTTTGCAGCTTTGTTTCAGCGGGCGCGCGATGATCAAAACGCAGGTTGTCAAACTGACTACGTCCACGCGGCGATTATAGCCGATCAAATGATGAGCAATGCCTCGGAACTGCGTGGGCTACATGGCGATCTGCATCATGAAAACATCATGTTCTCCAGTCGCGGCTGGCTGGTGATAGATCCCGTCGGTCTGGTCGGTGAAGTGGGCTTTGGCGCCGCCAATATGTTCTACGATCCGGCTGACAGAGACGACCTTTGTCTCGATCCCAGACGCATTGCACAGATGGCGGACGCATTCTCTCGTGCGCTGGACGTCGATCCGCGTCGCCTGCTCGACCAGGCGTACGCTTATGGGTGCCTTTCCGCAGCTTGGAACGCGGATGGAGAAGAGGAGCAACGCGATCTAGCTATCGCGGCCGCGATCAAGCAGGTGCGACAGACGTC